Proteins encoded in a region of the Triplophysa dalaica isolate WHDGS20190420 chromosome 10, ASM1584641v1, whole genome shotgun sequence genome:
- the LOC130430298 gene encoding UDP-GlcNAc:betaGal beta-1,3-N-acetylglucosaminyltransferase 7-like isoform X2, with protein MKILAEVDLQNKGFLHNFWGNSMQPVLSTTENPVINQDQRPTTWDICSSNCSPNHNFSSLEWFKHLEFSFKQFLLYRHCRYFPILMNHPEKCAEDVDLLMVIKSVITQYDRREVIRQTWGKEQVIEGKIIKTLFLLGTSCNEEERANHQKLLEYEDHIYGDIIQWDFMDSFFNLTLKEIHFLKWFSTYCGNTRYIFKGDDDVFVNVPNILEYLRANVDLKGLFVGHVFFKAKPIRKKENKYYIPQALYKKTHYPPYAGGGGFLMDGPLARKLYGACETLELYPIDDVFLGMCLEVLQVTPIKHNAFKTFGLVINKSSKLNREPCFFKAMIVVHKLLPPDLINMWKLVNSDLVCSQKMDIEQLILRDKKR; from the coding sequence ATGAAGATCTTGGCTGAAGTCGACCTGCAGAATAAGGGCTTCCTTCATAACTTCTGGGGGAATAGCATGCAACCTGTGCTATCTACCACAGAAAATCCGGTCATCAACCAGGACCAAAGACCCACAACCTGGGACATATGCAGCTCCAACTGCAGCCCCAACCATAACTTCTCTTCCTTAGAGTGGTTCAAGCACCTTGAATTCAGTTTCAAGCAATTTTTGCTCTATAGGCATTGTCGATACTTTCCTATCCTGATGAATCATCCAGAGAAATGTGCTGAGGACGTCGACTTGTTGATGGTCATTAAGTCAGTGATAACACAATATGATCGGAGAGAGGTCATAAGACAAACGTGGGGCAAAGAGCAGGTGATTGAAGGCAAAATAATCAAGACTCTTTTTCTTCTTGGGACGTCTTGCAATGAAGAAGAGAGGGCCAACCATCAAAAACTTCTAGAATATGAGGATCACATTTATGGGGACATCATTCAATGGGACTTCATGGATAGCTTCTTCAATCTCACCCTAAAGGAGATCCACTTCTTGAAGTGGTTCTCCACCTACTGCGGAAACACCCGCTACATCTTCAAAGGGGATGATGACGTGTTTGTCAATGTTCCCAACATCTTGGAATATCTGAGGGCGAACGTAGACTTGAAAGGCCTCTTTGTCGGTCATGTTTTCTTCAAAGCCAAGCCCATTCGCAAAAAAGAGAACAAGTACTACATCCCTCAAGCATTGTATAAGAAGACCCACTACCCACCGTATGCTGGTGGAGGAGGATTTCTGATGGATGGACCTCTTGCGCGTAAACTCTATGGAGCGTGTGAAACTCTAGAGCTCTATCCCATTGATGATGTGTTTCTCGGCATGTGTCTAGAAGTGCTTCAAGTGACCCCCATTAAACACAATGCTTTCAAAACGTTCGGGCttgttataaataaatccaGCAAATTGAATCGCGAGCCGTGCTTTTTTAAGGCCATGATAGTGGTACATAAATTGCTCCCACCAGATTTGATAAACATGTGGAAACTGGTCAACAGTGATTTAGTTTGTTCACAGAAAATGGACATAGAACAGTTAATTTTGAGGGACAAAAAACGATGA
- the LOC130430298 gene encoding UDP-GlcNAc:betaGal beta-1,3-N-acetylglucosaminyltransferase 7-like isoform X1, giving the protein MMITREQQQVYKHMVFYSLMFFIVVVVLSVIYSANISSIQDLERIERQTHMKILAEVDLQNKGFLHNFWGNSMQPVLSTTENPVINQDQRPTTWDICSSNCSPNHNFSSLEWFKHLEFSFKQFLLYRHCRYFPILMNHPEKCAEDVDLLMVIKSVITQYDRREVIRQTWGKEQVIEGKIIKTLFLLGTSCNEEERANHQKLLEYEDHIYGDIIQWDFMDSFFNLTLKEIHFLKWFSTYCGNTRYIFKGDDDVFVNVPNILEYLRANVDLKGLFVGHVFFKAKPIRKKENKYYIPQALYKKTHYPPYAGGGGFLMDGPLARKLYGACETLELYPIDDVFLGMCLEVLQVTPIKHNAFKTFGLVINKSSKLNREPCFFKAMIVVHKLLPPDLINMWKLVNSDLVCSQKMDIEQLILRDKKR; this is encoded by the exons at GATGATCACCAGAGAACAACAGCAAGTTTACAAGCACATGGTTTTCTACAGCCTCATGTTCTTTATCGTAGTAGTGGTGCTTTCTGTCATCTATAGTGCAAACATCAGCTCCATACAGGACTTGGAGAGAATTGAAAGACAAACGCACATGAAGATCTTGGCTGAAGTCGACCTGCAGAATAAGGGCTTCCTTCATAACTTCTGGGGGAATAGCATGCAACCTGTGCTATCTACCACAGAAAATCCGGTCATCAACCAGGACCAAAGACCCACAACCTGGGACATATGCAGCTCCAACTGCAGCCCCAACCATAACTTCTCTTCCTTAGAGTGGTTCAAGCACCTTGAATTCAGTTTCAAGCAATTTTTGCTCTATAGGCATTGTCGATACTTTCCTATCCTGATGAATCATCCAGAGAAATGTGCTGAGGACGTCGACTTGTTGATGGTCATTAAGTCAGTGATAACACAATATGATCGGAGAGAGGTCATAAGACAAACGTGGGGCAAAGAGCAGGTGATTGAAGGCAAAATAATCAAGACTCTTTTTCTTCTTGGGACGTCTTGCAATGAAGAAGAGAGGGCCAACCATCAAAAACTTCTAGAATATGAGGATCACATTTATGGGGACATCATTCAATGGGACTTCATGGATAGCTTCTTCAATCTCACCCTAAAGGAGATCCACTTCTTGAAGTGGTTCTCCACCTACTGCGGAAACACCCGCTACATCTTCAAAGGGGATGATGACGTGTTTGTCAATGTTCCCAACATCTTGGAATATCTGAGGGCGAACGTAGACTTGAAAGGCCTCTTTGTCGGTCATGTTTTCTTCAAAGCCAAGCCCATTCGCAAAAAAGAGAACAAGTACTACATCCCTCAAGCATTGTATAAGAAGACCCACTACCCACCGTATGCTGGTGGAGGAGGATTTCTGATGGATGGACCTCTTGCGCGTAAACTCTATGGAGCGTGTGAAACTCTAGAGCTCTATCCCATTGATGATGTGTTTCTCGGCATGTGTCTAGAAGTGCTTCAAGTGACCCCCATTAAACACAATGCTTTCAAAACGTTCGGGCttgttataaataaatccaGCAAATTGAATCGCGAGCCGTGCTTTTTTAAGGCCATGATAGTGGTACATAAATTGCTCCCACCAGATTTGATAAACATGTGGAAACTGGTCAACAGTGATTTAGTTTGTTCACAGAAAATGGACATAGAACAGTTAATTTTGAGGGACAAAAAACGATGA